In one window of Camelina sativa cultivar DH55 chromosome 15, Cs, whole genome shotgun sequence DNA:
- the LOC104745915 gene encoding NAI2-like protein has protein sequence MKLSAMGRTSVVLGLAVCLFFSSFHEVSCQVEAGSTESGEFQDMPINVDYTIQPEAVGGHQELGQSSSMDDIQRELDAYFGDKQDGSESDGVTKFGESKDAVGIDAERRQKLEEIEQQLKAAAATKIVVEEGTTRRKSKVETQEMEFEGVSSASAESSQQSSSYNGWKKSNGGSGMLGSLGISQSGAWRCFNQDRNGVNEEGDASIVIPKYDIDAIIKEESVSQGSKSKTSSLIASLTEIVEKHKKEKWSSGVSVTTGASSSTETTKTVEKLKVTLKKYRSISARELVARSDFEEILATAARYEELSSASVSYISRLSMYRSLIQEGIKASQRVQLAQARARLLKEMAAEKMKNVEAELALVKALAERGDLLYVKIFAIKKLVLKLEAEKEEVDMNFQKTVVNLSHVIEESSKAYEEYHVVVRKWKEEQAAEEFSREAIQSAEEVWVKFLGTL, from the exons ATGAAACTCTCTGCAATGGGAAGGACAAGTGTGGTTTTAGGTTTAGCAGTGTGTCTCTTTTTCTCAAGCTTCCATGAGGTTTCTTGCCAG GTCGAGGCAGGTTCAACGGAGTCTGGTGAATTTCAAG ATATGCCAATTAATGTGGATTATACAATCCAG CCTGAAGCTGTTGGTGGTCATCAAGAATTGGGTCAAAGTTCGAGTATGGACGATATACAACGTGAACTTGATG CCTATTTCGGTGATAAACAAGATGGATCTGAATCTGATGGTGTCACTAAATTTGGTGAATCTAAGGATGCTGTTGGAATTG ATGCTGAAAGACGGCAAAAGCTGGAAGAGATTGAACAGCAACTGAAAG CGGCGGCTGCTACAAAAATTGTTGTAGAAGAAGGAACCACAAGGAGAAAGAGTAAGGTGGAAACACAGGAGATGGAATTTGAAG gTGTGTCAAGTGCATCTGCCGAGAGTAGTCAGCAGTCTAGCTCTTATAACGGTTGGAAGAAAAGCAATGGTGGCTCGGGGATGTTGGGATCCCTAGGAATTTCACAGTCAG GTGCGTGGCGCTGTTTCAACCAAGACAGAAATGGTGTTAATGAAGAGGGGGACGCTTCCATCGTTATACCAAAGTATGACATAGATGCCATCATCAAGGAAGAATCCGTTTCCCAG GGCTCCAAGTCAAAGACCTCTAGTCTCATAGCATCTCTCACGGAAATTGTTGAGAagcataagaaagaaaaatggtcTTCTGGTGTAAGTGTAACCACAGGAGCTAGTTCTTCCACAGAAACAACAAAGACCGTTGAGAAGCTCAAAGTGACCTTGAAAAAGTATCGTTCCATAAGCGCGCGTGAGCTCGTGGCTCGTTCGGATTTCGAGGAGATACTGGCGACTGCTGCACGCTATGAGGAACTGAGCTCGGCCTCGGTAAGTTACATTTCGAGGCTGTCCATGTACAGAAGTCTGATACAGGAAGGAATCAAGGCCTCTCAGCGAGTTCAGCTTGCGCAGGCGCGTGCTAGATTGCTCAAAGAAATGGCTGcggagaaaatgaaaaatgtagAGGCTGAGTTAGCATTAGTCAAGGCTCTGGCTGAGAGAGGAGACTTGTTGTACGTCAAGATATTTGCGATCAAGAAACTGGTGTTGAAACTTGAGGCCGAGAAGGAAGAGGTTGATATGAATTTCCAGAAGACGGTTGTGAATCTATCACACGTTATAGAGGAATCTTCTAAAGCATACGAGGAGTATCATGTGGTTGTGCGTAAGTGGAAAGAGGAACAAGCAGCTGAGGAGTTCTCGCGTGAGGCCATTCAGAGCGCAGAGGAGGTTTGGGTTAAGTTTCTTGGCACTCTCTAG
- the LOC104748220 gene encoding nuclear pore complex protein NUP50B-like → MEVDRNYVVLLHNMASYSSFVNGTLTPFIDLMGGIGRFPASSFSFGLVPQEEGSTVSVTEQSSFSFGLSNNGNSSLFGASGSTPITSKGTETTTAFPSKQDVSAETGEENEKAAFTADSVMFEYLEGGWKERGKGELKVNVSTTDNGKARLVMRSKGNYRLILNASLYPEMKLANMDKKGITFACVNSINEAEKGLSTLALKFKDPTVVEEFRAVIEKHKESKPSVVEATALLMTPENSPRAEDA, encoded by the exons ATGG aagttgATCGAAACTACGTCGTTTTATTGCACAACATGGCATCCTACTCATCATTTGTTAACGGAACATTAACACCGTTTATCGATTTGATG GGGGGAATTGGCCGTTTTCCCGCTTCTTCATTCTCGTTTGGTTTGGTTCCACAGGAGGAAGGTTCGACTGTGTCTGTGACTGAACAGTCATCCTTCAGTTTTGGCCTGTCAAACAATGGAAACTCTTCCCTGTTTGGTGCATCCGGCTCTACTCCCATTACCTCGAAGGGCACGGAAACTACTACTGCATTCCCATCAAAGCAAGATGTTTCAGCGGAGACAGGAGAAGAGAACGAGAAAGCGGCCTTCACAGCTGATTCAGTAATGTTTGAATATCTTGAGGGAGGATGGAAAGAGCGTGGGAAAGGAGAACTCAAGGTAAACGTATCCACGACTGATAACGGAAAAGCCAGGTTGGTAATGAGATCCAAAGGAAACTATAGGTTGATCCTGAACGCAAGTCTTTACCCTGAAATGAAATTGGCGAACATGGACAAGAAAGGAATCACATTTGCTTGTGTGAATAGTATAAATGAAGCCGAGAAAGGTCTCTCTACATTGGCACTCAAGTTCAAGGACCCAACGGTAGTGGAAGAGTTCCGAGCAGTTATTGAGAAACATAAAGAGAGTAAACCTTCCGTTGTAGAAGCAACAGCTCTTTTAATGACACCTGAGAACTCACCGAGGGCTGAAGATGCTTGA